One part of the Eublepharis macularius isolate TG4126 chromosome 16, MPM_Emac_v1.0, whole genome shotgun sequence genome encodes these proteins:
- the LOC129344188 gene encoding 40S ribosomal protein S12-like: MDVNTALQEVLKIALIHDGLARGICEAAKALDKHQAHLCALASNCDEPMYDKLVEALWAEHQIKKGKPCKVVDCSCMVVKDYGKESQGKDVIEEYLKCKK, translated from the coding sequence ATGGATGTTAACACTGCCCTTCAAGAAGTGCTTAAGATCGCACTCATCCATGATGGTTTAGCCCGTGGAATTTGTGAAGCTGCCAAAGCCTTAGACAAACACCAAGCCCACCTTTGTGCTCTTGCATCAAACTGTGATGAGCCCATGTATGATAAGCTTGTTGAAGCACTTTGGGCTGAACACCAAATCAAGAAAGGAAAACCCTGCAAAGTTGTGGACTGCAGTTGCATGGTTGTAAAAGACTATGGCAAAGAATCTCAGGGCAAAGATGTTATCGAAGAATACCTCAAGTGCaagaaatga